In Virgibacillus sp. NKC19-16, a single genomic region encodes these proteins:
- the sigB gene encoding RNA polymerase sigma factor SigB: protein MTTKSQPDNKGRDEVYQWIEYLQKEPTDEVVQEKIVLTYKDLVESIARKYSKNSTIHEDLVQVGMIGLLAAIRRYDASFGKSFESFAIPTIIGEIKRFIRDKTWSVHVPRRIKELGPKIKKAADDLTNINQTSPTVAEIADYLYVSEEDVLETMEMGKSYKALSVDHKIEADSDGSTVSILDLIGKDERGFDNIDQQIILEKILPVLSEREQQILKSTYFDNLSQKETGELLGISQMHVSRLQRRSLRKLREAIQSESSEVFD from the coding sequence ATGACGACCAAATCTCAACCAGACAATAAAGGAAGAGATGAGGTTTACCAATGGATAGAATACCTGCAAAAAGAACCTACTGATGAGGTAGTACAGGAAAAAATTGTACTTACGTATAAAGATCTCGTGGAGTCTATTGCAAGAAAGTATTCGAAAAACAGTACCATTCACGAAGATTTAGTACAGGTAGGTATGATTGGACTATTAGCCGCAATTAGAAGGTATGATGCTTCATTTGGTAAATCTTTTGAGTCCTTCGCCATTCCGACAATAATTGGTGAAATTAAACGATTTATTCGTGATAAAACCTGGAGTGTGCATGTGCCGCGCAGGATCAAGGAGTTAGGTCCAAAAATAAAAAAAGCCGCTGATGATTTAACAAACATTAATCAGACATCTCCAACTGTGGCCGAAATTGCGGATTACCTTTACGTTTCCGAAGAAGATGTACTGGAAACGATGGAGATGGGCAAAAGCTATAAGGCACTTTCTGTGGATCATAAAATTGAAGCAGACTCGGATGGCAGTACGGTGTCCATACTCGATTTAATCGGGAAGGACGAACGGGGCTTTGATAATATTGATCAGCAAATAATACTGGAAAAAATTCTTCCTGTACTTTCTGAACGGGAACAACAAATTCTCAAATCCACGTATTTTGATAATTTAAGTCAGAAAGAAACCGGGGAGCTACTGGGTATTTCACAAATGCATGTATCAAGACTACAACGTCGCTCACTAAGGAAACTCAGGGAAGCTATCCAATCTGAAAGCTCGGAGGTATTTGATTGA
- a CDS encoding SpoIIE family protein phosphatase, which translates to MNTPVNVEVSVFQQPKKGNYYCGDSYFYIESEDEFVCAIADGLGSGEIAKESSQIVIDIIKDNIHATVEQLVKLCNNKLSGKRGAVVGILKLDYMSRVYTFSSIGNIGVMTITEGRKKKRTIPNAGYLGGYQRPFKVIQEKLEPDMNFIMFSDGVSDKDLSQKYWSNHDVRTITKTFEHVSDDIRTDDTTLIAMRYKE; encoded by the coding sequence TTGAATACTCCAGTGAATGTAGAAGTTTCTGTTTTTCAACAACCAAAAAAAGGCAACTATTACTGTGGAGATAGTTACTTTTATATCGAATCAGAAGACGAATTTGTATGTGCGATAGCGGATGGGCTTGGAAGTGGCGAGATCGCAAAGGAATCATCTCAGATCGTCATCGACATTATTAAAGACAATATCCACGCGACAGTAGAACAGCTTGTCAAACTATGTAACAATAAGTTATCCGGTAAACGAGGTGCCGTTGTAGGGATCTTAAAATTGGATTATATGTCCAGAGTGTACACCTTCTCCTCCATAGGTAATATTGGTGTCATGACAATCACAGAAGGTCGGAAAAAGAAGCGGACGATACCGAATGCAGGCTATTTGGGCGGGTACCAACGTCCTTTTAAAGTAATACAGGAAAAGTTGGAACCTGATATGAATTTCATTATGTTCTCTGATGGTGTATCTGATAAAGACCTGTCACAAAAGTATTGGAGTAATCACGATGTCCGTACGATTACGAAAACCTTCGAGCATGTTAGTGATGACATTAGAACAGATGATACGACACTAATTGCAATGCGATATAAAGAATAG